The sequence TGTAGGGGGAGGAACTCAGGGCCCCCTGGACAGAAATGGGCTGGGCATGGGACTCTACCCAGCTGCATCCAACCAGCCAAGTGTTCTAGAAAGAACCATTCTTGCCTGGGGGCATGTGATTTATTACAGAGCTTTGACAGTCCCAAATCCCAGCAAGCCAGGGGTGGGTCTGCAGGGTGGCCTGTCCACCCTGTAACCGCAGTTATCAATGTACTTTGCCATCTGCAGAGGGGCTTTCCCAAGGTGACAAGTCCCTTTCTGGACCTGCCTAGCCAACGGGAGTCAGAGACCCAGAGGGACGGTCCCTTACAGCTCAGCCCAAGGAGAGCGCTGGCCAAGTTTTTACATGTTCTTTCTGAAAGTAAGTTGCCTTGGGGATCATGCTAAGCACAATTTCTCAGCTACACAGATCGGGGTCTGCTCAGGACTGACACCACGTGGGGACCAGCCCGTGTGAGCACACTGTTGTAGAAGGAGCCAGCAAGTGCAGAGCTCCCATCCACCTCTGAGCAGCCCAGACTGGTTTTACTGGGGGGACGTAGGGTCAGTAGGACAGCCCTGTGTGTTCCAGGTAGAGCGCTGGGCCCTCACAGGACGCAGCAGGTGCAGGAGATGGGCTTGTAccgctgcagctgctgctggagCTGCTCCTTCTCGGCTGTCAGCACCCGCAGCCTCTCCTCCAGCTTGCTCAGCTCAGCCGTCCACTTCTGAGGGGACATCGGAGAAGCGTGCCTAAGCTGACATCATCTCAGAACCGGGGCTGAACtggtggaggaagggaaggcCCAGAGAGCCTGGGGGGCCTGCTTAAGGTCTCTGGGCACCGTACTGGCCCTGGTAGGTGGAGGAGCCAAGTCCCCTGACCAAGTCAGCCCTGGGGTCTCGGGGAGAGTCCTGCCAGCATCCCAGACGCTGGGGTGACCTGTCCTCCGCAGCCTGCACAAGTACTGGGGCGGGCTCAGGCTAGCAGCCCCCCCGCCatgtccttctccctctctgtcagCCCCTTGgcctcttctgtttttctgtcaCCTATGTTTCTCTCTTGAAAAGGCTTTTCCTTGGGACTGTGTCCAAGTGCTGTGTCCAGCACTCACTGCCTCCCCGTCTTAAGGGCCTCCGCCCAAATGCAGTACGCAGCCCTCTGGTTTGTCTTAGAACTTCAACATTCCACTCTCCCGGCGGCCCCAGCTACACCGCAGAGGAGTACCGGAGGTAGCGGGGCTGTTGCAGTCCAGCCCCTGGGGAGCACCAGAGGAAACCTGACAGCTGCGAGCCTACCCAGTGGGTGGCCGAGGGACCCAGGGCCAGCGTGGCCCCTACCCTGCCTGCCTGGCCTGGGCCACTTACCTGCCTGCCCCACTCCTGGATGGCGCGTACGGACAGGGGGCCCTGGATGCTCCCGTCCCGCCGCAGGAACACCTCCCCCTGGTCCGTCTCGTAGAGCTGCGGCTGGGCCTGGGCCTTGGGGGCGTGCACGCTCAGGCGGATCACCTGGGGAAGGGCAACGGCAGCTCTGCGGGCGCTGCACCGGACGGTGTGCAGCCCCAATCCCGCCTCTCTGGCTCCGGGGCAGCCTGGGGGCGCTGGGTGCAGGGCTCACCTTGAGGGGGGTGCCGGTGGCAGAGGTGCTGACCACGGGGATGAAGGTGAGCTTGTAAGCGTCAGGGAAGACCTGGGGGTTGAAGCTCTGCAGGATGGAGTCCACCAGCAGGCGCACGCGGTCCTCGTCACGGTGGCTGCAGCGGATGCCCTGCACCAGGCCACTGTCCTCCACGCCCACCAGCAGGCTGCCGCCCTCGCTGTTGAGGAAGGCGCACACGTAGCGACGCAGGTGGTGCTTGAAGGCCTGGCTCAGGTACTCGCCGCCCCCCCTCTTGAACTCCACGTTGCGTGTCTCGCTGCCCAGGAAGGCGCCCTGGAAGAGGCGCTCCTGGCCCAGGATCTCTTGGTGCGCGATGGCGCTGTCTGAGCGCGTGCCACTGGGCCGGCCTGGGGAGTCCTGCCGTGGGGTAGGGGCCTGGGTAGGAAGGGGTCCGGCGAGCCAGGCCAGCCGGGGCCTGGAGCCCaggatggggctggggctggggctcggGCTGCTGTCTTCCTTCTGCTGGGGTGGGGGATAAGAGCGGGGCATATGGGCCCAGGCAAGAGCCGGGAGCCCTGACCTTGGCGGCCAAAGGAGGGACAGGCAGCCAGAATCCCCCCGTCCACCTGCCCCATccacccagggcccagcccacACGGGCGTCCTGACGCTCCTCCCAGGCAGAGGGGGCTAATTCTGCCCACCATCCCAAGGCCAATGCGGGAAACCCTGTTGGGTCAGGGGCTGGAACCAGCCAGTGCTCCCCTGAGGCTGCCCTCTGCCCAGGTGAACTATGGGATGCACATGGGTAGGAAGAACTGTCCTTCCCAGGTGGGACCTGGGACACCTGCAGCCATTCTTTTCCCACTTGGGTTACGGGTCGGCCTCTGAGGCGCAGGGTTGGATCATCCCAGGAGACACCTCGGCACCCTGAGGTCCCCTGTGACAGAGCTGCATGTCTGAATTGAGAGGTGCTCCCAGAGATGCCCTCTTCCTGATCTCCCTGAAAGCCTTGCTGAACCAGTCCTCCTGAATTTCCACTTTCCTCCGGCCCTCCTGAGTCCCTTTCACGGTTTCTGCTCTGTTCAAGGGCTCTGGGAGCAGCCTGCTCAGGGCCACttccctgctctgggcctcacCATAGGACTCCCTGCCTCCAGGCTCTCCCCGTCCTATCCATCCTCTTCGCTGACCCCAGATGCAAGTCACACTGTCATTCCTCCCTTAAAACCCTTCCCTAGCTCCCTGctgccctccagcctccagaGGTGGCTTCCAGGGCTGGGAGCTCAGTGTGGGCTGGGGTGTAGTGATGAGAGGCACATCCCTACCAGCGCTGCAGCTCCCAGCGGAGACAAACTTAGCGGAGACTTGAGAAAACCACCAGCTATCATACAAACATGCCATCAGGCCACAGGTCTTGAAATGTAAGCCCGTTTAGCTGTTTAGCTCTGCAACAGTTTAAATGGCATGGAGTCTTCATCCCGAAGGAAAAGACAAACCAAGATCACCCATCCTGCGGAGTGACTACCACCGCCTCAAACGTGAGTTgactcttccctcccacccccacagaAGCCGACCTTCTGCTGCCTCTGCCTTGGTCTCACAGCCCTTGGtggcctggcccctgccctctgGCCTGGTTTTCTTCCTCAGTCCCCCGGCAGCCCGAGCTCCAGGGACAGCACCCGGCTTCCCACCCTGCAAATGCATCCATCCCCACCCTGTCCCCTCATATGCGCCACATCCCTCTGCTGGGGATGTCCTTCCCCAAGTGCCTGTCCCATTGCCTAAGCCCCAGCCTGGATTTCACTCCCTGGGGAATTTGTCCCCAGAGAGCAGGGAGGACCCTCTTGGGTCCTCCTCCAGCTCCAGGTCTGCCCCTTCTTGGCTCATAGAAGCttggctccctgagggcagggtggAGCCTCTACTCTCTGCAGTACTGCCCGGCAGAGCAGGTGTTGGTTTTTGCAACTGAACCGATGAGGTCGGCCAAGGAGAAAGCCAGGACCCTTGCGTATCCTCGTGCCTGGGCTGACCCGGCCCAGAGGCCGGATGCAGACGGGCCCAGGGAGGGTTCGATACTCGGGTCTTCCTTCATTGTGCTTCCAGGCTGGAGGCAAACTCTAAGGGTCAGTGTCCCTCCAGTGTCCCTCTGGGACCATAGTCATTTGAGTAGCAGCCCCCAAGTTTGCAGATTTGTCCCCAGTTTCTCCAAggcacccctcacccccacccagcaCAGGCCATTCACACCCAGGCCTGCCGCGAGTGAGGCTAGGGGAAAGCCTCGCTCACCTCTCTGCGGTTTGAGGGCTCCCGGCCCTCACCCAGCACCAGCTCCTTCCCAGGGGCCACCAGCTCCTGGATGACCTGGTGCTCCTCCAAGGCCGTGCGTAGGCGCcagggcagggaggccagggtgTCTTCGTGGGCGGCCACCTGCACCAGCGCGTAGGCCTTGCGTGGCTGCCTCACCACCTGGATGTGCTCCCGCGCCACCGGCAGCTCCAGCCGCTCCAGGGCGTCTCGCAGCAGGCAGGCGAGCACAGGCACTGAGAACTGGGGGTTCAGGTGGCCCACGTAGAGAACATGCCTGCTGGGAGCCGCCTTGGTACTTGAGTCCTCAGACACGGACTCTTCTGCGGGGAGCTCCTGCAGGGGCCGCTTGCCTGGGGGCTCCATGAGGGGCTCCTGCACCTGTGTCGCGGTGATCTCTtcctggaggtctctggaggGGTCTCCCTCGGAGGGGCTTCTGGGATTCCTCACCGCTGGCCACTCCTCCTGGGGCCCTGGGCTCTCGGGTCAGCCCAGGGCCTCCCAGGGGACTCGGAGGGGCCAAGGCTCCCGGGAGGTTCACAGATTGGCGGGGGCTGGGTGGAGCCAGAGAGCGAGGGTGGGCAGAGGGCCGCCACCCGCCCAAAGCCTCGGACAGGAAAGAGGAGAGTCAGACAGGGCTGAGCCAGAGAACAGAGCATGTGGACCTGCCGCTCCATCCCACAGGAGGGAGGACTGCGAGCCTGTGCTCCCAGCGGGGCAGAGGGGACCGGAACTCAGGTCTCTGAGGCACGCCTCCCCCCATCCTTTCACTGGCCCCAGTGGGCCTGTCTTCCCTCACCAATCCACAGGCTGGGGCCTCCTAGATGCCTTCAGCGTTTCCTGCCCAGCCTCCAGGCACCAGAGACACCTTTTCAAGGGGCCTTTGGAGAAGCAGCCTTAACCCAGGGCTTTGAGGACTGGTTGCGGCCCCCCTGTGCTTCTCCTTGCCTGCTCTGAAGCCGGGGTGAGCCCAGCAGAGGTTCTGAAGGGGTCAGGCTGGGTCAGCGGGTTTTAGAGCGAGGTTCTTCTGCTTTGGGTACACTGCTGAAAGCTACGGCCCCTCCCCAGAACAATGGCCTTTGCATATATACGTACAGTTCGACGAGGCTCATCTAGACCAGATCCTCTGGTTTGGGTCCAGAGAGCAGAAGTGAGGAGGGGCGGAATGCGGGTCAGAGCTGGACCCTCGTGTATGTCGCCCACCACCTCCCGCTAGGCCAGGGGTCCTCACTCCTGAGCTGagcacacatgtgtacacaccaGTCCCTCCACTCGCCCCCATACACTCAGCCTCCGGTGTGCGTGGCGGGTACCGCTGGCCTGCGTCTTTTCAGATTGGATACTTGAGGCAGTCAGGGCCTGGGGTCCACCACTGCTGTAGTGGGGACATTCAGGGCAAACGGGAATAGGAGGAATAGGGAGGCCTGTGACCCTCATGTCCTGACGGTTCCTGGGGGAGAGTGGGAGGTGCCAGCCCTCCGCTCCCAcagacccctgccccctgcccagcaGCTCCCCAGGGTGCTTGGGGGCTTGGCTCAGGGAGGGGGAACCAGGGCTGTAGGAAGTGGGTGGGGCCTGTGCAGCCACCTCTGTGATCTCAGGAGAGTCAACAATGCTTCTAGGCTTGGCAAGTGAGCCAGGAGAAGTCCTCCCTACTCCCCACCCCAGTGTAAACGGACATCTCATGCAGCTTCGTGTGGGGCTTCTTCGGGGCAGCTCCTAGGATCCAGGGACTAAAGACATACTTCCTCCTTCTGTCAGGTCTCTCCGGGCCCTCCTGCCCACGCAGGTCCCCACCTCAGTCACCAATCCCAGGCTCCCCTGAGCACGGacagggcccagctgctcccagaATGGATCAGAACGCAGCCAGTTCCACGGCTCCCCTGACACCAGGCTCTTCTCTTTGCCAGAGATGGAGGTTGCTGTCCAGAAGAGCCCTGAGAAATAGGTCAGGCGCGGCCATGTCTTTTGAAGGACAGGGTTGTCACCTGCTGTTTGACCGGGGACCAGGACTCGGGTAATGCACAGCCTTTGTTAATGCAGAAATCTGTtcttgggtgggtgggggcttTGAAAGTGCTTTTCATGATGCAAATGTAGGTAGCACTTTCCCACACTGCTTCTGGAAGTCTCGATGGGGTGAGGGGACGGGGTGGTGGTGTCCAGAAGCGGATACTGCAGACTGGGGAAGCTGCTTGACAGCATGGAGAGAAGGCTGCCTCTTTCTCTGAGCAGCCGTTCTGAAGATGCTGATGAATTTGTTTCCCTGAGAGACTGAGGCAGAAGCTTGGGTGGGGAACTTGAGAAAGGACACTGTGGCGTGGAGGAAAGGAGGAGGCCCGAGGCCCCAGGTGGTGGCACTGAGGCTCGGGGGAGGGACCCAGCAGCCAGGGCTGACCCGCCTCTGCATCCACGGCCGAGAGTTACGGAATAACGGCTCTAATCTCTCCAGGCTTCCCCCTTTCTTTCAGGCCTCTCTGGACTCTGCCATCACGAGCTGCTCTCACAGTAACAAGTGGGGGCTGTGGCTGTCTTGGACGGTTAACTCGAGTCATGATGAGTTATGCAGAGACAGACAGCTGGCCGGGAGAGGCACCCTGACAGATGAGCACACACGTGGCTGTACCAGAGAACATAACGAACACGTGAACATAACATACTTCTCTAGGGGCCTCGCTATCAGGCAGCTGTTTGTCATGAAATTTCCCAAACTGATTTGAGTGCCAAATCTTTCCCCATTCTTGCTGGAAATCTCTTTAAACGATTGTATTACATATTTCCCTGGGCTCTGTTAACAGCCTTACGTGAGCTGAACATCAGTTCCACTTCTTTATTGGCGGGGGTAAAAATTGTCTTTCATTGTAAGCATTTACAAAATGATATTTCACATACTGAAACGCACCGCAGTGTAAACTGGGTTATTTACAGCATCTCAGGCTAACAGCTGGGTGATGGCGGACACGAGTTCAGCGTTGTGGAACAGCAGCCCCTTTTAGTCCTCTCACTggatgtctgtgaccttactGACAACCCCTACTTGGCACTGGAGGAAGAAAACCTCTTGAATTTAAAGTTAAGAATGAAAGGTGGGTGAGaactgctgcacagcacagggagatcagctcggtggtggtttgtgaccacctagaggggtgggatagggagggggggagggagggagacgcaagagggagcagatatggggatatatgtatacgtatagctgattcactttgttatacagtagacactaacacaccattgtaaagcaattatactccaataaggatgtaaacaaatatataaagtaaaagaatgagaaaaaaaaaagaatgcaaggcGGGCCCGAAgatgaggggcagagggaggctgggaTAGGACTCTTCTCACGTTACCTGGAGTGTCCACTTGGTGGCGCCTGTGGCTGCGATCCTCCACACCGTAGCAAGCATGGGTGTCTGCGCGAACCAACCAGGGACCCCAGCTGAGGGGCAGGGGACGGGGCAGGGGCGAGGGCTGAGCTCAGCCGTTAAGTGGGAGAGGACAGGCTGTCAGGAGAACAGACTGGAACTCAGGGGAAGAGTGGTGTGGACGCAGCCTTTGCCATCCGGGCCCCGGGACGCTCCTGCCTCAGTCTTGACTCCTCCCCTTGCCTACCAGCGGCTGCCTGTTGATTCCTGCCCATCCTTTGACAGGACCAGCCCAGCTGCCCACAGATATCTCGGGCCTGGTGTCTGTACCCTGGGACCTGCTGGCCGCTGGCCCCTGGCAGCATCCTCGGTGGCTTTGGTGTTGGAggacaagcacacacacacacagttctcaCGCTTGGCCTGGACGTTTCCAGCTGGGGAGTTTCCCTGATGGGATGGGGTGACGGGGCATTAAGGTAAGGAGGCTGCAAAAAAGCTGAGGGAAgacaggggcaggagggagcgTCTGGAGTCTCCTAGGCAAGACAGTTTTCCGCGCTTTCAACTTTATTTGTAAGACAAGGGGCAAGTCACCTGTGGCTCTTCTGAGGAGGGGTCGTGGCATCGGGCACGAGGGCAGAAACTGTGTCCACTTGGCCCACCGGTGACACAGCCCAGAGAAGGGTCTCTGGGTTGTTCCACAAAGATGCTGAAGAGGGTGCTGTGGACACTTCCGCTTAGGACTAACAGCCTGGGCAACAGAGACAGAGCGGAGCCCGGGGACACGGGCCACACAGCCGGCAGGTGGGGAGGGACCACAGGTGGGGACGGGGCAGAGAGGTTCCCCAAGGATTCAGCCCTGAGCGGAGCCTGCGCTCTTCTCTCCTGAAGTGCCTGGGTTTTTCCTTCCTGATGTTCCTCAGCACTGGAGTCAATGTCTCTCCTTGTCATGGCGATGAGGGTGGGCCCAGGAAGCTGCTGCCGGAGGCCTCTGTCCCCCAGTCCCACTTCCCCACACGCCTTCCCGCTTCGTGGGTGGCTGCCCTGTCGGGATCAGTGGTGTGGTCTCACCCACCGGACACCATTTCAGCTTCTTTGGATGACTCGGGTCACTATTAGAAGGCTTGGCTTTGTGAAACAGTTTCAGAAGTcgaggttttgggtttttttttttgcttgttctcTTAAATGACGTTCAGTTCTGACCCCAGAGGTTAGGGCAGCATGAGTGAAACGGTAACAAATCCTTTCCCCTTCTGCAGAATTTGACATCTGGTTACCCTTCTAGTTCTGTTCCCTTGGAAACCAGATAAAAATGGAATGTCAACCATTTCAAGGCAACAGTGCTTATGATAAAAATGACCCCTAACTGTAAATCACCTGGTCTAGGAGTGCTGTGCATGGACTGTAAATAGCCCTTCCTGCAGGGCTTCCCGAGCACAGGGACCCAGTAGGCACGTCCCTGACGGGGACCTGGAAGCTGTGCCTATGGCACTAGGGAGTTACTGGCTGCCCTGTGGCACGATGCTTCTAAACCAGGGTGAACCCCACTTCTCCCTAACATGTCTTATCCCCTTGCACCTGAGCTGTCACCTGGGCAACAAGGAATGGTCGTGGATGACTGTGGGCTCTGCAAGGACTGCTCCACCGGAAAGGCCTGCTTCATGCTGGCAGGGTGTCTGGTCTGTCTGCAGCGTGAGCGCCACCCCCAGTGTAGCCTGTGGGAGTCGAGTCTGCATGGTTAGCAGGACCCAAGACAAAGGCTGCCTGGTGGGTGTGGCAGGCAGTATGCTGTCTCGCACCCCTCATTAGCTGTGGAGTTTGGGGCAAGTATTATAACTTCACCTCTctaagctttagtttcctcatctttaaaatgggggaaCATGGTGGTTATCTCTGAGAGCTGTAAGTGAGGTTTAAGCGAGCTAACGTCCACAAACGACTTAGCACCAAGAAGCCCTTGAGTGTTCCCTGGAAAGGTGAGCGTGCCTGCTGACGAGGGACAGGGTGGGTGGGAGCCATTTTGCTCCACAAGCCCGGCCGGGCAGCACACCTGGCCTGCCTGCATACGCTGGTGTCACCTTCACATCCAGAAGTTTGTCGCCAGGGTCCAATAAGGCCCCCTTTGGGAGTACCCTGAATAAACAGCACAGCTCACGGGACACAGGTCCAGGAGTCTGTGGAAAATGGGCTGCTTCTAGTTCGGCAGCCCCGACCCTGACTGCTTCACGGGGCCCATGATTAGAACCTCACAGTGGCCGAGTGGAAAACACCACGTTGGAACTAGTCGCTGGTGAGGGCTGGTAGGATCCTCAGCGGTCTCCTCGTCGAACCCCCTCATAGCCAGACGGGCCCACAGGAGGGAACTGACCCACCTGAAGCATCACATACAGTAGCTGCGCTGGCTGGAACCTCGGCCCTAGCCTTGGAGTCCGATTCCTGGGCTTTAAATGCCTACTTTGGCAGTTCCTGGCTATTCGATCAGAGcttaagtttcctcatctataaagtgggtcTGTTGTGAAGATTATATGAGATCATTCTAATTCAGATGGCGCAGCTGGTGGGGCACACAGCGATGTGTTAGTCATCATCAGGTTACACTGCACTGTGCTGCTGCCCCACACCTTCTCCTCCTGGGGCCCTTTATAAACAGGGAAGTGAGGTTCTGGACTGGAGCACTGGCCCCTGGATGGCGCAGGAGGTGCCCTGCAGGCTGGCCTGCATCTCTCCTCACCCCTGCCACTGAGGCTCCTTGGAGCTGTTGACCCGAATACTGCCCTTCCTGCTCGGCCTTCCTGTGGCTGCTTCCTCCACACTGCTGTCTGGCTGCACCAGAGCACAAAGCCCTTTGAGGGCAGAGAATGGACCTCATACCGTCTCCCCAGGGGCTACGCCATGCTGGGGCCCCAGTGGGCACGTGGCAGACAGCCTGTTCTCTAGGGATTGCTGGAGTCACGAGAACTCAGGGAGCATCTTGTCCAAGTTTCCTCATAGATAAAAACGAGGAGCAAAGACCAAGACAAGGGGAGTGGCCTGCCCTTCGGAGGCACGCTGATTATGTTGACTGATTACAAAGACACTGgcatctatattttttatttataaacaaattGACATAAAATAAGTCCAGATGGCAGCGGGGGCAGCTGTGCTGCTGACTTGCTTACAAAGGAAGCATGTGGACAGTGGAGTGGGTACAACCAGACTCCAGCCTAGAGACCCCTTTCTCCCATCCATCTCAGGGCCTTCTTGGCTTAAAATCATTGGGCCCAACCttcttcagcagaaattctggccAGGGCAAGGGAGCTGCGGTGGGGACAGTGCAGGGCAGGGACTCCCATTCCCACAGATGAGGCCGAGGCTGCAGAGGGCCCAGCGGAGGAAGAGAGGCAAGGGGACAGGGACCCTAGGTAATGTCCTCTGAAAAGGGGCCACACCGCTCTGGAGAGGGCCTGTctggggccagggcagggcagtCTCCCTCCTCCTGAAACCCAGTGTCTGGAGCGAGAGGGGTGTGAACTGGAGGGCTTGCCCAAGTgccagaaacaataaattaataagaaaagatcttttcttaaaaaaggtAGAGGTCTGCACCATGAGTTTGGAGTCCGCGGATCTCGTGAGAAGAAGGCAGGAGCCATGGGGTAATGGGGAGCCACACCAGGCCCAGCGGGTGGTGAGGGGACCGGGCACGAGTGTCACTTCAGGGCCCCGTCTTCCGAGGCCTCAGGGgtcagccccttcctccatcacTTGGAAGGCGTTCAGTCTAAATTCCTGGGGAGAGGCCGGCCAGGCCTGAGCAATAAATACAGGAGAACTCAGAGCCGAGGCAGGGCTGAGGGGAAGAGCAGTGGCAACCCTGGGCCCCATGCCCGTCTCGGCCCTTCATGGAAGGACATACCATGGCAGGAGGGGCAGTGCTGGCAGCTCCACACAGCCTCCTGGAGTCCTGAGGCAGCCTCGGACCCCACTGAGGTACCCAGGAGGGGGCCGATGGCCCTCCTTCCTGGGAGAAGGATGGCCCCTCTGCTCGATCCCTCGGTTGTCTAGGCTGCGTCTCCCTGTTCAGAACTTGCCCTGCTTCAGCCGGTCAATGTGGTAGGAGAGCTTGAGTGCAGGCCCCAGCTTCAGACCCATGTACTTCATCATCATGTCACTGCGCAGCAGAAGCAGGGCCTTGCCATCGATCTCCTGCGGGGATAGAGGGAGGCGTCATCAGACCTGGGTGGTCTGACCACCCCAGGTCCTGATTAAAGGCCACCCGGGGAGATGCCAGCCACGTGGCAGTGAACCTGCTGCGATGCTACAGCCTACCTGTTCTCCCCAGCTTCTGTCTCCAGCCACCCCTCCCCAGCGTCTACTActgaccacccccaccccccgccaggtTAAGCTCTTCACACACGTTTATAGGAATCTCCTTTCTCTGCTGCCCG comes from Delphinus delphis chromosome 1, mDelDel1.2, whole genome shotgun sequence and encodes:
- the SLFNL1 gene encoding schlafen-like protein 1, translating into MEPPGKRPLQELPAEESVSEDSSTKAAPSRHVLYVGHLNPQFSVPVLACLLRDALERLELPVAREHIQVVRQPRKAYALVQVAAHEDTLASLPWRLRTALEEHQVIQELVAPGKELVLGEGREPSNRREQKEDSSPSPSPSPILGSRPRLAWLAGPLPTQAPTPRQDSPGRPSGTRSDSAIAHQEILGQERLFQGAFLGSETRNVEFKRGGGEYLSQAFKHHLRRYVCAFLNSEGGSLLVGVEDSGLVQGIRCSHRDEDRVRLLVDSILQSFNPQVFPDAYKLTFIPVVSTSATGTPLKVIRLSVHAPKAQAQPQLYETDQGEVFLRRDGSIQGPLSVRAIQEWGRQKWTAELSKLEERLRVLTAEKEQLQQQLQRYKPISCTCCVL